The sequence TGACCCGAAAGTTTTGCTGGTTTCTCGCTCCACCAGGAAACTAATTGATTCAGACTGATTCCATGTGCACGGCCATATGACCATGTTACAGGGAGAACAAACTGCATGATATGCtcgaatatataataattatagaTTTTTGGTTGAAACAACAGAAAAGGAATTACGATAACCGGTGAAGAGTTGCAATAAACTGACAAACAGAGCTTTTATGAAACTTAAGTAAAGGGCAGAAAAATAATTGGCAAATGGCATGCACCTGCAAAGAAGAGATGCCGCCCCATGCCTTGAGGAAGTTACCCTCGTTAAAGAGTTTAAGTTCCGGAACTGAGGGAGAGTGATCAGAGCTCAACATATCAATGTCTCCATCCTGAAATTCAATTTCCATCAAATCTGGTAAAATGATAGAAAAACAGTCCGTCCACGAAATACAAACAGCTTTACCAGCAAAGCTGCCCAtagtttttctttattttctgcatcACGAATTGGTGGAGCACACTTAAACCGAGTATCTCCATCTTGTATTTCCTCAGCTGAAAAAGCCAAATAGTGGGGGCATGTTTCAACGGTAACTCTGTCACCTCTTCGCTTGGCATCCTGGAAACACAAAGGTTCCATGTTAAGGGACCAAAAGAAGAAAATTCAACCACAAATTAAGAACTATTCATCAAGTGGTTGACAATCCAGAATTAAAGGGGGAGGAGCACAGAAAAAAATTACAAAGTTCCTTGTGTTATTAATTAGTTATTTTAATTACTCCCATGTCGTTTAGTTAAATTTCGAAACATAACATGAGTCATTAATTTTAGATAGCAATCAAACATCGTGTTTAAACAAGATAAGATGCTGCGTAGAAATCGCAAGCAAGGTCACTTTGAATTCATAATTTGTTAGGAAAGGTAATGACAAAAGTTACCTTAATAAGTTCTAAAGAAGATCTGGCATCAGCCAAATGAACAATGTGAAGATGAGCTCCTTCAGCAGAACCTCCAGCTCTAGTATCCTTTGTTACTGTTAACAGCTCTTGTATTGCTGCTTCTTCCCTGAATAAAAGGACGATACTATGTCATAGGCCAACCCATTTGAGATCATTGTagttaatattatataaatctCGAACTCTATCGTTATAATTGAGGGCGAAATCAGACCAAAATATGGGTTTTGACCGGAAACCTCAGACAAATGTCATGCTGACCTGAAAAATTTTATGAACTGATGTTCAAATTTTATAAGTCTACTTAGATTGCCACTCTGAATCTCACCATGAAGCAGGCCTGCTCTTCAGATAAGTGTCATATGATCGAGGATTTCCAGCATTGTCAACGGTTTCCCAGTTATTTGTGATTTGTTGCATCTCAGCATGTACAAGCAGCGGTCTTCCATATTTTGCCAGTACAGAGAGCCCTTGCTACAGGAAACTACATATGTCATTTACTCTCACACAAATTTTATAAAGGCAGTAAATGATTACCTTTATATGGCTGGAATTGGTCATTGGAAAGTCATTGATTCCCGAAGGACACATAAAAGACTGgcaaaaaatacataaaatatgtcAGACGGATGATGCATGATGGACAAGTAGTTGGACTCAAGATTCAAGAGAGTCAGTTACAGAAACAGAGAGATGGATGCATGGGAAAGCCACCCAAGGTGATTCAGTAATCCTTCAAGTGACATATTGAAGAAAACCGTGTATAATCAAATTGAACAATAATGTGTGTAATTGTATTTTCCTTTAAAAAATACAATCTGATCATATATGTGATTCTAATAATCTGCTGCATGATGATCGAACCTTGAGGCCAAGTACTCCAGCCTCAAGAAGGCGCTCCAGAGAACTTGTATTGAATGCATTTTCTGGTACCAGGCCTCCCCAAAAACCTGTATGgagaaaattaaatgatatgCAGTAAATTTAGTACGAAAAAAATGGTATAAAGAGCATACCAACATCAACAAATATCCTCCCTTTAGCAGCTGTGGTCTGAGATTCATATAGTTAGAAAAGATGAGAAAATAAGAGTCAGTTACTCTTTATAGAGCATGCTATAAGGAATCAAGTGATCCTGATCCGCCTTTTAATCTTTTCTCTGTACCTTAAGTTTCAGAGTTACTTCTGAAACTGTAGATGGAAAACTATTCAACGGCATGTCGATCAATGTTGTGATTCCACCTGCGACAACATCATTGGATAAATATTTCTTTTCACATAATAAATTGTATCTCTTCACAAATTACATAAACCTATGTTTATCTGCATACCAGCAGCAGCTGCTCTTGTTCCCGATGGAAAT comes from Henckelia pumila isolate YLH828 chromosome 4, ASM3356847v2, whole genome shotgun sequence and encodes:
- the LOC140894498 gene encoding allantoinase, which produces MESGKLRLLALLPILASLILLYFDIFPLSYRTRCSLMPYRHYWITSKRIVTPRAVISGAVEVKGGKILAVVEGDIWKGSARGKHIIDYGQAVVMPGLIDIHAHLDDPGRTEWEGFPSGTRAAAAGGITTLIDMPLNSFPSTVSEVTLKLKTTAAKGRIFVDVGFWGGLVPENAFNTSSLERLLEAGVLGLKSFMCPSGINDFPMTNSSHIKQGLSVLAKYGRPLLVHAEMQQITNNWETVDNAGNPRSYDTYLKSRPASWEEAAIQELLTVTKDTRAGGSAEGAHLHIVHLADARSSLELIKDAKRRGDRVTVETCPHYLAFSAEEIQDGDTRFKCAPPIRDAENKEKLWAALLDGDIDMLSSDHSPSVPELKLFNEGNFLKAWGGISSLQFVLPVTWSYGRAHGISLNQLVSWWSEKPAKLSGQELKGAIAIGNHADFVVWEPEVEFELDDNHPVYLKHRNISAYMGSKLAGKVLATFVRGNLVFEEGKHATFACGVPILAR